In the bacterium genome, one interval contains:
- the mutM gene encoding bifunctional DNA-formamidopyrimidine glycosylase/DNA-(apurinic or apyrimidinic site) lyase, with the protein MPELPEVETIRRQLEPRLVGRRITEAAGHSSEKFLPARDVTGAKVDAVARRGKYLLIALDDGRELVLHLGMTGRLQFAAAPPSDHYVRAWWGLDDGAALELHDVRRFGRVRVVPAGCYDAIPTLAQLGPEPLGEGFSAEGLWSALRRSRRRVKTQLLSQRPVAGLGNIYADEALWRAGINPAKRRITRAEAAALHAAIPDVLRQAIAHRGTTFRDYRTLLGPGGDNYAHLDCYGRGGEPCPRCGAELRTRVLDARNTTYCPACQR; encoded by the coding sequence GTGCCTGAGTTGCCCGAGGTCGAGACGATCCGCCGCCAGCTGGAGCCGCGGCTGGTCGGGCGCCGGATCACCGAGGCGGCTGGCCACTCCAGCGAGAAGTTCCTGCCGGCGCGGGATGTCACCGGGGCGAAGGTCGATGCTGTCGCCCGGCGGGGCAAGTACCTGCTCATCGCGCTGGACGACGGCCGCGAGTTGGTGCTGCACCTCGGCATGACCGGGAGGCTGCAATTCGCCGCCGCCCCGCCGAGCGACCACTATGTGCGGGCCTGGTGGGGTCTCGACGACGGAGCAGCACTGGAGTTGCACGATGTGCGCCGGTTCGGGAGGGTGCGGGTCGTGCCGGCGGGGTGCTACGACGCCATCCCCACGCTGGCGCAGTTGGGACCCGAGCCGCTGGGCGAGGGGTTCAGCGCCGAGGGGCTCTGGTCGGCGCTGCGCCGGAGCCGGCGCCGGGTCAAGACGCAGCTGCTCAGCCAGCGCCCGGTCGCGGGGCTGGGCAACATCTACGCCGACGAGGCTCTCTGGCGGGCCGGCATCAACCCCGCCAAGCGCCGGATAACCCGCGCCGAGGCCGCGGCCCTGCACGCCGCGATCCCGGACGTGCTGCGGCAGGCCATCGCCCACCGCGGCACCACGTTCCGCGACTACCGCACCCTGCTGGGCCCGGGGGGCGACAACTACGCCCATCTGGACTGCTACGGCCGCGGCGGTGAACCCTGCCCCCGCTGCGGCGCCGAACTGCGAACCCGCGTCCTCGACGCCCGCAACACCACGTACTGCCCCGCCTGCCAGCGCTGA